The following proteins are co-located in the Pseudomonas antarctica genome:
- a CDS encoding polyamine ABC transporter substrate-binding protein — translation MRLVKKLLPLALVAAFSSASQAAPTVSVYNWTDYIGDTTLADFQAKTGIKVVYDVFDSNETLEGKLLAGRTGYDVVVPSNHFLARQVKAGAFLKLDRSQLPNFKNLDPKLLKLLEQNDPGNAHSVPYLWGTNGIGYNVDKVKQVLGVDHIDSWAVLFEPENIKKLHECGVAFLDSADELFPAILNYMGKDPRSENPEDYKQAEAKLLTLRPYITYFHSSKYISDLANGDICVAFGYSGDVFQAANRAKEAKNGVNIAYAIPKEGSNLWFDLLAIPADATNPKEAHAFINYLLDPEVIAKVSASVGYANANPAAKPFMAPELVNNPEVYPSQEVLDKLYISTTPTPATMRLMTRAWSKVKTNK, via the coding sequence ATGCGTCTTGTGAAAAAGCTTCTCCCGCTGGCTCTGGTGGCGGCGTTCAGCAGTGCAAGCCAGGCCGCGCCGACGGTCAGCGTCTACAACTGGACCGATTATATCGGTGATACCACCCTGGCCGATTTCCAGGCCAAGACCGGTATAAAAGTGGTCTACGACGTGTTCGACTCCAACGAAACCCTGGAAGGCAAGCTTCTCGCGGGGCGCACGGGTTATGACGTGGTGGTGCCGTCCAACCACTTTCTGGCGCGCCAGGTGAAAGCCGGCGCGTTCCTCAAGCTGGACCGCTCGCAGTTGCCGAACTTCAAGAACCTCGACCCCAAGTTGCTCAAGCTGCTGGAGCAAAACGATCCGGGCAACGCCCATTCGGTGCCGTACCTGTGGGGCACCAACGGCATCGGCTATAACGTCGACAAGGTCAAGCAGGTGCTGGGCGTCGACCATATCGATTCGTGGGCGGTGCTGTTCGAACCCGAGAACATCAAAAAACTGCACGAGTGCGGCGTGGCCTTCCTCGATTCGGCGGACGAGCTGTTCCCGGCGATCCTCAACTACATGGGCAAAGACCCGCGCAGCGAGAACCCCGAGGACTACAAACAGGCTGAGGCCAAGCTGTTGACGCTGCGGCCGTACATCACTTATTTCCACTCCTCCAAGTACATTTCGGACTTGGCCAACGGTGATATCTGCGTGGCCTTCGGTTATTCCGGCGACGTATTCCAGGCCGCCAACCGCGCCAAGGAAGCCAAGAACGGCGTGAATATCGCGTACGCGATTCCCAAGGAAGGCTCCAACCTGTGGTTCGACCTGCTGGCCATTCCCGCGGACGCCACCAACCCGAAAGAAGCCCACGCCTTTATCAACTACCTGCTCGACCCTGAGGTGATCGCCAAGGTCAGTGCCTCGGTCGGTTATGCCAACGCCAACCCGGCGGCCAAGCCCTTTATGGCGCCGGAACTGGTGAATAACCCTGAGGTGTACCCGTCTCAGGAAGTGCTCGACAAACTCTATATTTCCACCACGCCGACCCCGGCGACCATGCGCCTGATGACCCGCGCCTGGAGCAAAGTGAAGACCAACAAATGA
- a CDS encoding NAD(P)/FAD-dependent oxidoreductase, whose protein sequence is MKHASDHAQSYYLASANAMPERPSLGTDLSADVCVIGGGFTGVNTAIELAQRGLSVILLEARRIGWGASGRNGGQLIRGIGHDVSGFAKYVGEEGVRYLERAGIDSVALVGERIREHAIDCDLRWGFCELANTPAQFAAFKGEQDSLAAMGYAHQTRLVGPQDMPQVVGSVAYAGGLVDMGSGHLHPLNLVLGEAQVAESLGVRIFEHTQVLELIHGDAVQVRCAGGTVRAASLVLACNAHLDELEPRLSGKVLPAGSYIIATAPLSETLAKQLIPQNFALCDQKVGLDYYRLSADRRLLFGGACHYSGRDPADIAAYMQPKLLKVFPQLANTAIEFQWGGKIGITANRFPQVGRLKQYPNVFYAQGYSGHGLNVTHWCAKLLAEAIHAGHSQGLDIFSQVPHMTFPGGKALRSPLLALGMLWFRLREWVS, encoded by the coding sequence ATGAAGCACGCCAGCGACCACGCCCAGTCCTATTACCTGGCTTCGGCCAATGCCATGCCTGAGCGTCCGTCGCTGGGCACCGACCTGAGCGCCGATGTGTGCGTGATCGGTGGTGGTTTCACCGGGGTCAACACCGCCATTGAACTGGCTCAGCGCGGGCTTTCGGTGATCCTGCTGGAGGCCCGGCGCATTGGCTGGGGCGCCAGCGGGCGCAACGGCGGGCAGTTGATCCGCGGTATTGGCCACGATGTGTCGGGGTTTGCCAAGTATGTAGGCGAGGAGGGCGTTCGCTACCTGGAGCGGGCCGGAATTGATTCAGTCGCGCTGGTGGGCGAGCGTATCCGCGAACACGCCATCGATTGCGACCTGCGTTGGGGCTTTTGCGAATTGGCGAATACCCCGGCGCAGTTCGCCGCGTTCAAAGGCGAGCAGGACAGCCTGGCGGCGATGGGGTATGCCCATCAAACCCGTCTGGTCGGCCCGCAGGATATGCCACAGGTCGTCGGCTCGGTGGCCTATGCCGGTGGCCTGGTCGATATGGGCTCCGGTCACTTGCATCCGTTGAACCTGGTGCTGGGCGAGGCGCAGGTGGCCGAGTCCCTCGGGGTGCGGATTTTCGAGCACACCCAGGTGCTTGAACTGATCCACGGCGACGCGGTGCAGGTGCGTTGCGCCGGCGGCACCGTGCGTGCCGCCAGCCTGGTGTTGGCGTGCAATGCACATTTGGACGAGTTGGAGCCGCGCTTAAGCGGCAAAGTCCTGCCGGCCGGCAGTTACATCATCGCCACCGCGCCATTATCCGAGACGCTGGCCAAGCAATTGATCCCGCAAAACTTCGCGCTGTGCGACCAGAAAGTCGGCCTGGATTACTACCGGCTTTCCGCTGATCGACGCCTGTTGTTCGGCGGTGCCTGCCATTATTCGGGGCGTGACCCGGCGGACATCGCCGCGTATATGCAACCGAAGCTGCTCAAGGTGTTTCCGCAGTTGGCAAACACGGCCATCGAGTTTCAGTGGGGCGGCAAAATTGGCATCACCGCCAACCGTTTTCCTCAGGTCGGGCGACTCAAGCAATACCCGAATGTGTTCTACGCCCAGGGCTACTCCGGGCATGGGCTCAACGTGACGCATTGGTGCGCGAAGCTTTTAGCCGAAGCCATTCATGCCGGCCACAGCCAGGGCCTGGATATTTTCAGCCAGGTGCCGCACATGACTTTTCCGGGCGGCAAGGCCTTGCGCTCGCCGCTGTTGGCGTTAGGGATGTTGTGGTTTCGGCTGCGCGAGTGGGTTAGCTGA
- a CDS encoding LysR substrate-binding domain-containing protein, whose translation MIDLRQLRYFEVVAEEEHVGRAAERLHISQSPLSRQIAQLEERLGLTLFERSQQRIRLTRDGQTFLAETKALLTHANRLESLGKRLGRGEEGGLCIGYIENAMHAGVLPNALRVLRGDRPTVHIKLYNLPSLEQLEGLRQRSLDIALVSEPPAADDPDLIALQVLDDPMLLALPEHHPLARQSELLPEHMADQEWIGVQRKPGANPADDFVAACIRAGFTPQIPMEASEPFTALGLVASGLGVAMVQKGLSRNAPPGVVLRELPWLTYTTPLWAAWHRINLRPLVETFRKVLTEPEG comes from the coding sequence ATGATTGACCTCCGCCAACTGCGCTACTTTGAAGTGGTCGCAGAAGAAGAACACGTGGGCCGCGCTGCCGAACGCCTGCACATATCCCAGTCACCCCTGAGCCGGCAGATCGCCCAGCTCGAAGAACGCCTGGGCCTGACCCTGTTCGAACGCAGCCAGCAACGCATCCGACTGACCCGCGATGGCCAGACCTTTCTTGCCGAAACCAAGGCGCTGCTGACCCATGCCAATCGCCTGGAATCGTTGGGCAAGCGCCTGGGTCGCGGCGAAGAAGGCGGCCTGTGCATCGGCTATATCGAAAACGCCATGCATGCCGGCGTGCTGCCCAATGCCTTGCGTGTATTGCGGGGCGACCGGCCGACCGTGCATATCAAGCTGTACAACTTGCCCTCCCTGGAGCAGCTCGAGGGCCTGCGCCAACGCAGCCTCGATATTGCCCTGGTCAGCGAACCACCGGCCGCTGATGACCCGGACCTGATCGCCCTGCAAGTGCTGGACGACCCGATGCTGCTGGCCCTGCCGGAGCATCATCCATTGGCCCGCCAAAGCGAGCTGTTACCCGAACATATGGCCGATCAGGAGTGGATCGGCGTCCAGCGCAAACCCGGCGCCAACCCGGCCGATGACTTCGTCGCCGCCTGCATTCGCGCCGGTTTCACGCCGCAAATCCCCATGGAAGCCAGCGAGCCGTTTACCGCACTCGGCCTGGTTGCCTCGGGATTGGGCGTGGCAATGGTGCAAAAAGGCCTGAGCCGCAATGCCCCGCCCGGCGTGGTGTTGCGCGAATTACCATGGCTGACTTACACCACCCCGCTGTGGGCCGCGTGGCATCGGATCAACCTGCGACCCTTGGTCGAAACCTTCCGTAAGGTGCTCACCGAACCTGAAGGCTGA
- a CDS encoding aldo/keto reductase yields MSLKDKLPGPLGFGTAPLGNMFRAIPEDEAQATVAAAWNAGVRYFDTAPFYGSGLAEIRLGQALSQYNRDDFVLSTKVGRVILDEVEHSTRDLGEKSGVFEHGRPNKMLNDYSADATLRSIEDSLERLQTDRLDIVWIHDIAQDFYGDQWLDYFNQARTGAFKVLTRLREEGVIKAWGLGVNRVEPCELTLDLSEAQPDGFLLAGRYTLLDHERALQRLMDAALAQNVEIVVGGPYSSGILAGGAHFEYQPASPAIIHKVEQIKAIAQAFGVSVKAAALQFSLAHPAVAAVIPGASRPGRIAEDVAALSENIPAAFWQALRDAGLVSTRAPLPL; encoded by the coding sequence ATGAGCTTGAAAGACAAATTGCCCGGCCCATTGGGCTTCGGCACCGCCCCGTTGGGCAATATGTTCCGCGCCATTCCTGAAGACGAAGCCCAGGCCACTGTCGCAGCCGCATGGAATGCGGGCGTGCGCTACTTCGATACCGCGCCGTTCTACGGCTCGGGCCTTGCGGAAATTCGATTGGGCCAGGCCCTGTCGCAGTACAACCGCGATGATTTCGTGCTCAGCACCAAAGTCGGACGAGTGATTCTCGATGAAGTCGAACACAGCACCCGCGACCTGGGCGAAAAAAGCGGCGTGTTTGAACACGGTCGACCGAACAAGATGCTCAACGACTACAGCGCCGACGCTACCTTGCGTTCCATCGAAGACAGCCTTGAACGCCTGCAAACCGATCGCCTGGACATCGTCTGGATTCACGACATCGCCCAGGACTTCTACGGCGACCAGTGGCTGGACTACTTCAACCAGGCGCGCACCGGCGCCTTCAAGGTATTGACCCGCTTGCGCGAAGAAGGCGTGATCAAGGCCTGGGGCTTGGGCGTGAACCGCGTTGAGCCCTGCGAGCTGACCCTGGACCTCAGCGAGGCCCAGCCCGATGGCTTCCTGCTGGCCGGCCGCTACACGTTGCTCGACCATGAGCGTGCGCTGCAACGTTTGATGGACGCAGCCCTGGCGCAGAACGTCGAGATTGTCGTTGGCGGCCCTTACAGTTCGGGCATCCTGGCCGGCGGCGCGCACTTTGAATACCAGCCCGCCAGCCCTGCGATCATCCACAAGGTCGAGCAGATCAAGGCCATTGCCCAGGCGTTTGGCGTCAGCGTGAAAGCGGCCGCCCTGCAATTTTCCCTGGCCCACCCGGCGGTGGCCGCAGTGATTCCGGGTGCCAGTCGTCCGGGGCGGATTGCCGAAGACGTCGCAGCGTTGTCAGAGAATATTCCGGCGGCCTTCTGGCAGGCGCTGCGCGATGCCGGCCTGGTCTCGACCCGTGCGCCGTTGCCGCTTTAA
- a CDS encoding SDR family NAD(P)-dependent oxidoreductase, with the protein MNIDVSGKVAIVSGSTAGIGLGISQALAESGATVVVIGREAGKVDDALASIRQAVPGADLRGWVADLGTAEGAATLFAAEPRADILVNNLGIFNDVDFFEAPDSEWTRFYEVNVIAGVRLARHYVPGMVEQGWGRVIFLSSESGVATPADMINYGVTKSANLAVSHGLAKRLAGTGVTVNAVLPGPTFTDGLEHMLKDATAKSGRSARDEADVFVRNARPTSIIQRAANVDEVANLVAYIASPLSSATTGAALRVDGGVVDSMAI; encoded by the coding sequence ATGAACATCGATGTAAGCGGCAAAGTAGCCATCGTCAGCGGCAGCACCGCAGGCATTGGCCTGGGCATCAGCCAGGCGCTGGCAGAGTCCGGTGCGACCGTGGTGGTGATCGGGCGTGAAGCAGGGAAGGTCGATGACGCCCTGGCGAGCATTCGCCAGGCGGTACCGGGCGCTGATCTGCGTGGCTGGGTGGCGGATCTCGGTACGGCTGAGGGCGCAGCGACACTGTTCGCCGCCGAACCGCGCGCCGACATCCTGGTCAACAACCTGGGCATCTTCAATGATGTGGATTTCTTTGAAGCGCCAGACAGTGAGTGGACGCGCTTCTACGAGGTCAATGTGATCGCTGGCGTGCGCCTGGCGCGGCATTATGTGCCGGGTATGGTCGAGCAGGGCTGGGGGCGGGTGATCTTCCTGTCGTCGGAGTCCGGCGTGGCGACACCGGCGGACATGATCAACTACGGCGTGACCAAAAGCGCCAATTTGGCCGTGTCCCACGGCCTGGCCAAGCGTCTGGCCGGTACGGGCGTGACCGTCAACGCGGTGCTGCCGGGGCCAACCTTTACCGACGGCCTGGAGCATATGCTCAAGGACGCCACGGCGAAGTCCGGGCGCAGTGCGCGGGACGAGGCGGATGTATTTGTGCGTAATGCGCGGCCTACTTCGATCATCCAGCGTGCGGCAAATGTGGATGAAGTGGCCAACCTGGTGGCGTACATTGCTTCACCCCTGTCTTCTGCAACCACAGGTGCCGCGTTGCGGGTCGACGGCGGCGTTGTCGACAGCATGGCGATCTGA
- a CDS encoding SRPBCC family protein: protein MATASSVIEIPVSADQVWQLVGGFNALPDWLPLIVKSEASEGGRVRHLETADGGVVVERMQSFDNVARTYSYTIEQSPFPVSAYLATLQVEALTEASAKVTWSGVFTPAAGTTDAEVEALFAGVYSGGLEALRANF, encoded by the coding sequence GTGGCGACAGCTTCTTCTGTTATTGAAATTCCGGTCTCGGCCGATCAGGTTTGGCAATTGGTCGGTGGCTTCAACGCGCTGCCGGATTGGCTGCCCCTGATCGTCAAGAGTGAGGCGAGTGAAGGCGGGCGTGTGCGTCACCTGGAAACCGCAGATGGCGGCGTGGTGGTCGAGCGTATGCAGAGCTTTGATAACGTGGCGCGCACCTACAGCTACACCATTGAGCAGTCGCCGTTTCCGGTGAGTGCTTACCTGGCGACCTTGCAGGTTGAAGCGTTGACCGAGGCGTCGGCGAAAGTGACCTGGTCCGGCGTATTTACCCCGGCTGCCGGGACCACCGATGCGGAGGTGGAGGCCTTGTTTGCTGGTGTTTACAGCGGCGGGCTTGAGGCGCTGCGCGCTAACTTCTAA
- a CDS encoding sensor histidine kinase, with the protein MSLLNPSKGWRSSSSRLLALYSSLFVAWSCILMGVLYYEVSGYLGDLSRHSLMQRQHLFQRFDGEELVEALTTSMTFDMKGVDAYGLFDEQFRPLSGPIRAVPPDLPLDGKIHALANCVDSDDPKLPKDSCDAVATHTEDGRWLVLVRANGSLFGVTRIIWHALLWALSLTIIPGAAGWHLLRRRPLRRIRGIQASAEAIVAGDLTHRLPLSNRRDELDMLAAIVNAMLDRIEKLMNEVKGVCDNIAHDLRTPLTRLRAQLYRIKQEAEQDSGYAVKLDDAIAETDTLMARFRGLLRISELEDHQRRSGFLVMDPLPLLRELHDFYLPLAEEGELQLRLEVPESLPWITGDRALLFEALANLLSNSIKFSPPGGEVILRGVNDSGSTRIEVHDSGPGIPAAERDAVFQRFYRVDESDQQGGFGLGLSIVAAIINLHGFKLDVGSSQSGGARLVLECRRQLMPEA; encoded by the coding sequence ATGTCATTGCTGAACCCCTCTAAGGGCTGGCGCTCCTCCAGCAGCCGCTTGCTGGCGCTTTACAGCTCGCTGTTTGTGGCCTGGAGTTGCATCCTCATGGGGGTGCTGTACTACGAGGTGTCAGGGTACCTCGGCGACTTGTCGCGCCACTCCCTGATGCAGCGTCAGCATTTGTTCCAGCGTTTCGACGGCGAAGAATTGGTGGAAGCCCTGACCACCAGCATGACCTTCGACATGAAGGGCGTGGACGCCTACGGCCTGTTCGATGAGCAATTTCGCCCCTTGAGCGGCCCAATCCGCGCCGTGCCACCGGACCTGCCGCTGGACGGCAAGATCCACGCCCTGGCCAATTGCGTCGACTCCGACGACCCAAAACTCCCCAAGGACAGCTGCGACGCCGTGGCCACCCACACCGAAGACGGTCGCTGGCTGGTGCTGGTACGCGCCAACGGTTCGCTGTTCGGCGTTACACGGATCATCTGGCATGCACTGCTGTGGGCGCTGTCGCTGACGATTATTCCCGGCGCGGCCGGCTGGCATTTGTTGCGCCGGCGCCCGCTACGACGCATTCGCGGGATCCAGGCCAGCGCCGAAGCTATCGTCGCCGGCGACCTGACCCACCGTTTGCCGCTGTCGAACCGGCGTGACGAACTGGACATGCTTGCCGCCATCGTCAATGCCATGCTCGACCGTATCGAGAAGCTGATGAACGAGGTCAAGGGCGTGTGCGACAACATCGCCCATGACCTGCGCACCCCACTGACACGCTTGCGTGCGCAGCTCTACCGCATCAAACAAGAGGCAGAGCAAGATTCGGGCTACGCGGTGAAACTGGACGACGCGATTGCCGAAACCGACACCCTGATGGCGCGCTTTCGTGGGCTGCTGCGGATCTCGGAGCTGGAAGACCACCAGCGCCGCTCAGGCTTCCTGGTAATGGACCCATTACCACTGCTGCGCGAGTTGCATGACTTCTATCTACCGCTGGCCGAAGAAGGCGAATTGCAGCTGCGGCTCGAAGTGCCGGAGTCACTGCCGTGGATTACCGGCGACCGCGCATTGTTGTTCGAGGCCTTGGCCAACCTGTTGAGCAACTCGATCAAGTTCTCGCCACCGGGCGGTGAAGTGATATTGCGCGGGGTCAACGACAGCGGCAGCACGCGCATCGAAGTACACGATTCCGGCCCGGGCATTCCGGCGGCGGAACGCGATGCGGTATTCCAGCGCTTCTATCGCGTGGATGAAAGCGACCAGCAAGGCGGGTTCGGCCTGGGCTTGTCGATTGTCGCGGCGATCATCAACTTGCACGGGTTCAAGCTGGACGTCGGCAGCAGCCAGAGTGGCGGTGCGCGGTTGGTGTTGGAGTGTCGGCGGCAGCTGATGCCCGAAGCCTGA
- a CDS encoding response regulator transcription factor, whose protein sequence is MTRILTIEDDAVTAREIVAELSSHGLDVDWVDNGREGLVRAVSGDYDLITLDRMLPELDGLAIVTTLRTIGVSTPILMISALSDVDERVRGLRAGGDDYLTKPFASDEMAARVEVLLRRKSTVKEFETALRVADLELNLISREASRAEQPLSLLPTEYKLLEFLMRNTGQILSRMMIFEEVWGYHFDPGTNLIDVHIGRLRKKIDPPGLTPLIRTVRGSGYVIAEPL, encoded by the coding sequence ATGACCCGTATTTTGACCATCGAGGATGACGCCGTAACGGCCCGCGAGATCGTCGCCGAGCTGAGTAGCCATGGACTGGACGTGGATTGGGTGGACAACGGCCGCGAAGGCCTGGTCCGCGCTGTGAGTGGTGATTACGATCTGATCACCCTCGACCGTATGCTGCCGGAGCTGGATGGCCTGGCCATCGTCACGACCCTGCGCACCATCGGGGTGTCGACGCCGATCCTGATGATCAGCGCCCTCTCCGATGTCGACGAGCGTGTGCGTGGCTTGCGTGCCGGCGGTGACGACTACCTGACCAAACCGTTCGCTTCTGACGAAATGGCCGCCCGCGTCGAAGTGCTGCTGCGCCGCAAAAGCACGGTCAAGGAATTCGAAACCGCCCTGCGCGTGGCCGACCTTGAACTGAACCTGATCAGCCGCGAAGCCAGCCGCGCCGAACAACCGCTGAGCTTGCTGCCGACCGAATACAAACTGCTCGAGTTCCTGATGCGCAACACCGGGCAGATTTTGTCGCGGATGATGATTTTCGAGGAAGTCTGGGGCTATCACTTTGACCCGGGCACCAACCTGATCGACGTGCACATCGGTCGCCTGCGCAAAAAAATCGATCCACCGGGCCTCACGCCGTTGATCCGCACGGTACGAGGTTCCGGTTATGTCATTGCTGAACCCCTCTAA
- a CDS encoding multidrug effflux MFS transporter, producing MTQRALSSCFWLVLLTVLIGLPRITLDMHLPALPAMADYFHTSDSQLQLTLTLYTLGSAISLLVSGPLTDRFGRRPILLAGLFLYVLATVACALANSLEVLIVARLFQALGGCCTTVIGRVIVRDYFDRHEQARLLGLISMAMAISPMAAPVLGSLMLPFINWRGLFVVLGVIGAGLYLVVYRRLPETRPPEVAAAPPGNLLRLYGQLLRDRYFLRYSIAIGCVYSTYFPFISESSALLQRGFHLSATAYALVFAATISGYMLGANLFRRLVLRFEPDALISAAIGLNVLGSLMLAGATALLPGDWLAIVLPMVVIMVSVGMVIPACQLSVLQPYGAIAGTASGLFFFTQMFLTAVSSWATGLLSDGTSEPLVIMTLVASALLVTGWLTLRQTKSGNGLAHESGVSVSS from the coding sequence ATGACTCAACGCGCCCTCTCCTCCTGCTTCTGGCTGGTACTGCTGACCGTACTGATCGGCCTGCCACGTATCACCCTGGACATGCACCTGCCGGCCCTGCCCGCCATGGCCGATTACTTCCACACCAGCGACAGCCAACTGCAACTGACCCTCACGCTGTACACCTTGGGTTCGGCGATTTCCCTGCTAGTCAGCGGCCCACTGACGGACCGCTTCGGGCGTCGCCCGATTTTGTTGGCCGGGCTGTTTCTGTATGTGCTCGCGACCGTGGCCTGTGCGCTGGCCAACAGCCTTGAGGTGCTGATCGTCGCCCGCCTGTTCCAGGCCCTGGGCGGTTGCTGCACCACGGTGATCGGTCGGGTAATCGTGCGTGATTACTTCGACCGTCATGAACAGGCGCGCCTGCTCGGCCTGATCTCCATGGCCATGGCGATCTCGCCGATGGCCGCGCCGGTGCTGGGCAGCCTGATGCTGCCCTTTATCAACTGGCGTGGCCTGTTTGTGGTGCTCGGCGTCATCGGCGCGGGGCTGTACCTGGTGGTGTATCGCCGCTTGCCAGAAACCCGCCCGCCGGAAGTCGCCGCGGCGCCGCCAGGCAACCTGCTGCGCCTCTACGGCCAGCTCCTGCGCGACCGCTACTTCCTGCGTTACTCCATCGCCATCGGCTGCGTGTACAGCACCTATTTCCCGTTTATCAGCGAATCTTCGGCCTTGTTGCAACGGGGCTTCCACCTGTCCGCCACGGCCTACGCGCTGGTGTTTGCTGCAACCATCAGCGGTTATATGCTCGGGGCAAACCTGTTCCGGCGCCTGGTGCTGCGTTTCGAACCCGACGCTTTGATCAGCGCCGCAATCGGCCTGAACGTGCTGGGTAGCCTGATGCTCGCGGGGGCTACGGCCCTGCTGCCGGGTGATTGGCTGGCAATTGTGCTGCCGATGGTGGTGATCATGGTGTCGGTGGGGATGGTGATTCCGGCCTGCCAGCTCTCGGTATTGCAGCCTTACGGCGCGATTGCGGGGACGGCATCGGGGTTGTTCTTTTTTACCCAAATGTTCCTCACGGCGGTCAGCAGTTGGGCGACCGGGCTGCTGTCGGACGGTACTTCAGAACCGTTGGTGATCATGACCCTGGTCGCCAGTGCATTGCTGGTCACAGGCTGGCTGACCCTGCGCCAAACCAAAAGTGGGAACGGGCTTGCTCACGAAAGCGGTGTATCCGTCAGCTCATGA